A DNA window from Impatiens glandulifera chromosome 7, dImpGla2.1, whole genome shotgun sequence contains the following coding sequences:
- the LOC124945579 gene encoding PRKR-interacting protein 1, with protein sequence MSSSGRQLVVAGGGQGDLNLENRKLALPPKPPTSGSSALVEYVPPAPAPEDEDLEIKLRRILEHVPVRVNNTSGSSAGSGSGDFHQYRQMRRKEQDRLARMDADYRKRKEVTEFNARRDERLKAAEERTSKKRLKRQKKKQKKKEKKSKVDTAGGEEQKREESSDDDLDSDDGEGTKH encoded by the exons ATGTCATCATCGGGAAGACAGTTGGTGGTGGCAGGAGGAGGGCAGGGTGATTTGAATCTGGAAAACCGTAAGCTTGCACTACCTCCGAAACCTCCGACGTCCGGTTCGAGCGCTCTTGTTGAGTATGTTCCTCCGGCGCCAGCTCCCGAGGATGAGGACCTGGAGATCAAACTTCGTCGGATTCTTGAACATGTTCCAGTTCGCGTCAACAATACTTCTGGAAGTTCTGCCGGTTCAGGCTCCGGAGACTTTCATCAG TATCGTCAAATGAGAAGGAAAGAACAGGACCGCCTGGCTAGGATGGATGCAGACTATcggaaaagaaaagaagtgaCAGAATTTAACGCTAGAAGGGATGAGAGACTGAAAGCTGCTGAGGAAAGGACATCAAAGAAGCGGTTAAAACGCCAAAAGAAGAAGcaaaagaagaaggagaagaagagtAAAGTTGATACTGCTGGTGGGGAAGAACAAAAGAGAGAAGAATCTTCGGATGATGATTTGGATTCAGATGATGGTGAAGGGACAAAGCATTAG